A single region of the bacterium genome encodes:
- a CDS encoding PTS sugar transporter subunit IIA codes for MQILDFLSVDAIKLSLESKNKKDAIKELVEVLFKSGKIKDKKKMVQTLLEREELGSTGIGQGIAIPHGKSDTVSDLAAAFGLSQDGISFDSLDGEPVNIFFMLVAPEGAAGAHLKALARISSLLKDKYFRKSLLSAKSPEDVIKIIQEEEKLKH; via the coding sequence ATGCAGATATTGGATTTTTTGTCGGTCGACGCCATCAAGTTGTCGCTGGAGTCCAAGAACAAGAAGGACGCCATCAAGGAATTGGTGGAAGTGCTCTTCAAGTCCGGGAAGATCAAGGACAAGAAAAAGATGGTCCAGACGCTGCTGGAACGCGAGGAACTGGGTTCCACGGGCATCGGCCAGGGGATCGCCATCCCCCACGGCAAGTCCGATACCGTCTCCGACCTGGCCGCCGCCTTCGGGCTTTCCCAGGACGGCATCAGCTTCGACTCCCTCGACGGCGAGCCGGTGAACATCTTCTTCATGCTGGTGGCTCCCGAGGGCGCCGCCGGCGCCCACCTGAAGGCCCTGGCCCGCATCTCCTCGCTGCTCAAGGACAAGTATTTCCGCAAATCCCTCCTTTCGGCCAAGAGCCCGGAAGATGTCATCAAGATCATCCAGGAAGAAGAGAAGCTGAAGCATTGA
- the raiA gene encoding ribosome-associated translation inhibitor RaiA: MKVHITSRHQKLTEGLSTHIEEKIQRVERYVGKIKEAHVVLNFEKKVHLCEITLTAKNLKLSAKASSHDMYTSIDAAAQRLEKQAHKSKDKRVDRYRVETPKARASAIRSGMSEGRESEGPRVVRSETYAVKPMTIEEAALQLSSSKDEFLVFSNAETERTSVVYKRKDRNIGLIEPEY, translated from the coding sequence ATGAAAGTCCATATCACCAGCCGCCACCAGAAACTCACCGAAGGCCTCAGCACCCATATCGAGGAGAAGATCCAGAGGGTCGAACGCTACGTCGGCAAGATCAAGGAAGCCCACGTGGTGTTGAACTTCGAGAAGAAGGTCCACCTCTGCGAGATCACCCTCACCGCCAAGAACCTCAAGCTGAGCGCCAAGGCCTCTTCCCACGACATGTACACCTCCATCGACGCGGCGGCCCAGCGGCTGGAGAAACAGGCCCATAAGAGCAAGGACAAGCGGGTGGACCGATACCGGGTGGAAACGCCCAAGGCCCGGGCCTCGGCGATCCGGAGCGGGATGTCCGAGGGACGCGAAAGCGAGGGCCCTCGGGTGGTCCGGTCCGAGACCTACGCCGTGAAACCCATGACCATCGAGGAGGCGGCCCTGCAGTTGTCCTCCTCCAAGGACGAATTCCTCGTTTTTTCGAACGCCGAGACGGAGAGGACCAGCGTGGTCTACAAGCGCAAGGACAGGAACATCGGGTTGATCGAACCCGAATATTGA
- the rpoN gene encoding RNA polymerase factor sigma-54 gives MRQQMGMNQKMSQRMVMTPMLQQAMKILQLSTLELNEWIDREMLENPTLEEEAEETTAETTDKADPTEPMDAPPSDVPNPENDKIMELARDRHTTDLVENMQEGDRFQKETWDMYQEGQEYDEASEGSYGGRESSAAEQEKRDFVEASITRPETLADSLEWQFSLVAKDEKETALGKVLIGNLDENGYLTAKVEEIAASQGVDPHEVERVLAILQGFDPPGVAARNLRECLLLQLENKTGETARRAYQVIHDHFEDMEKRRFAVITKALSCTDEQLREAMALVATLEPKPGRAYQESDTKYVTPDVYVRFIEGDYVVVLNDDPLPKLRISPYYRRMLKDKKALDGKEAKKFLEGKIQSAMWLIKNIEQRRKTIYRVTEAIFRIQRDFLDIGISALKPLTLKQVADMIGMHESTVSRVTTQKYVQTPRGLFELKFFFTSGLESTDGLDVSSLSVKEKIKELVAQEPGQHPLSDQKIMQVLNEQGLNIARRTIAKYREELRIPPASQRKKF, from the coding sequence ATGCGTCAGCAGATGGGTATGAACCAAAAGATGTCCCAACGCATGGTCATGACGCCCATGCTGCAACAGGCCATGAAGATCCTCCAACTCTCCACCCTGGAGCTCAATGAGTGGATCGACCGCGAGATGCTCGAGAACCCGACCCTCGAGGAAGAGGCCGAAGAGACCACCGCCGAGACCACCGATAAGGCCGACCCCACCGAACCCATGGACGCTCCCCCCTCGGACGTCCCCAATCCCGAGAACGACAAGATCATGGAACTGGCCCGGGACCGCCACACCACCGATCTGGTCGAGAACATGCAGGAAGGGGACCGGTTCCAAAAAGAGACCTGGGACATGTACCAGGAAGGCCAGGAATACGACGAAGCTTCCGAAGGGTCCTATGGCGGACGGGAAAGCAGCGCGGCCGAACAGGAAAAAAGGGATTTCGTGGAGGCCTCCATCACCCGCCCCGAGACCCTGGCCGACAGCCTGGAGTGGCAGTTTTCCCTGGTGGCCAAGGACGAGAAGGAGACGGCGCTGGGCAAGGTGCTCATCGGCAACCTGGACGAGAACGGTTACTTGACCGCCAAGGTCGAGGAGATCGCCGCCTCGCAGGGGGTGGACCCCCACGAAGTGGAAAGGGTCCTGGCCATCCTCCAGGGCTTCGACCCGCCGGGCGTCGCCGCCCGGAACCTCAGGGAGTGCCTCCTGCTCCAATTGGAGAACAAGACGGGCGAGACGGCGCGACGCGCCTACCAGGTCATCCACGATCATTTCGAGGATATGGAGAAACGCCGCTTCGCCGTGATCACCAAGGCCCTCTCGTGCACCGATGAGCAATTGCGGGAGGCGATGGCACTGGTCGCCACCCTGGAACCCAAACCGGGACGGGCCTACCAGGAATCGGACACCAAATACGTCACACCGGACGTCTATGTGCGTTTCATCGAGGGGGACTATGTGGTGGTCCTCAACGACGACCCGCTCCCGAAACTGCGGATCTCCCCCTATTACCGGAGGATGCTCAAGGACAAGAAGGCCCTGGACGGCAAGGAGGCCAAGAAGTTCCTCGAGGGAAAGATCCAGTCGGCCATGTGGCTCATCAAGAACATCGAACAGCGGCGAAAGACCATCTACCGGGTGACCGAGGCCATCTTCCGCATTCAGCGGGATTTCCTGGACATCGGCATCAGCGCCCTCAAGCCCCTGACCCTCAAGCAGGTGGCGGACATGATCGGCATGCACGAATCCACCGTCAGCCGGGTGACCACCCAGAAATACGTGCAGACCCCCCGGGGTCTTTTCGAGCTGAAGTTCTTCTTCACCAGTGGATTGGAGTCCACCGACGGCCTGGACGTGTCGTCCCTCTCGGTCAAGGAGAAGATCAAGGAGTTGGTGGCCCAGGAACCGGGCCAGCATCCCCTCTCCGACCAGAAGATCATGCAGGTCCTCAATGAGCAGGGGCTGAACATCGCCCGCCGGACCATCGCCAAGTACCGGGAAGAGCTCCGGATCCCCCCGGCTTCGCAACGAAAGAAATTCTGA